One window of Bactrocera tryoni isolate S06 chromosome 2, CSIRO_BtryS06_freeze2, whole genome shotgun sequence genomic DNA carries:
- the LOC120768327 gene encoding cilia- and flagella-associated protein 44 isoform X1 — translation MSEQEENEEETEAEVVQKEEPTFGEHIIDLNHSFGYDCKRFFNLVLLGEQTLVFASGDYLHYFDIPTRTVTFRKTVFGGGIGFITRNEHPDFIDLFTVAENGVRPTIFIYEYPTHAVRIKLENAAKSCFTCGSYNATGELFASQAGYPDFMLTIWRWQSGEVVLRSKSFQNNILHVHFSHFNPILLASCGLSHIKFWKMANTFTGLKLKGELGRFGKTDFSDICAIYMLPDENVISGCEWGNMLLWEGGLIKFEITRKGRKPCHTKPITRITMDEGEVTTVGMDGYVRIWYWETVDLADPPDEDRFVEIEPIYEFKVGDCEIRGLQKIKPFDKKDFSYYAQDGNGGIWFCDLNTYDVPQTPRKLYNCHGGKVVAAQASPVSTHLMTLGEDGKMFLFNYITNALVLEKKFISSGSDFIWFSTKVSSTGMDLVAGFEDGILRQLVLDMRNEKHIELHFVRAIKAHIGPITKLAINPRHTCLVVSSADKSIFVYNIKDKENNMVYLKPMGFVVLDAVVNCFNWKNDEFSTVLMGCKSGEVYEYQIPGRVTDEQTFLTYNITDAHKLKSTRFVSVKSRIRRDQKREKIKKRKEKKRQRKLVEIDKLKAANPGLQIDLETALADSEPDEEEEPLHIPAVPNPVIWLRYTRDSTIWVSLGGYDAGYIYELIFGYAEPYKCTVIADGDDCEIHSYLTIEDYLIFGLVNGKLRINRTLSNDFTDLRDYRLFPMHDSHNGIITRILPSYDGNHIFTVGHDGNIFCYNWHGPKVVHGGPLEAVAYANLKDLRADDIDDPEFPSLEQEKIYAEIKRKEEAALAHDRKVLAQIGELQVKFNDIKDDMLTLEEELILPHKNLLLDERITKQIRDELQAELDDVRDDLAYDLEVAEVGKNKLYGHFLENLDHVPITVSGISKDIKVSSFRVEKLGEEFQKIKDEIEERLRAEAAKRRSIAPIVAEEKEPSMPEPGVENFFFGRDPNTIIPRFSKKMLRLLRRYRSRQIYEVERIYTWERMELCKPDPNKNHPEDDRKIADAERNLGDYKLKIGFDYEPRTNESLTYKYIELVNARQAHYLTLDHYNKELFQLRKRKWYLYEYIEESRKRLKHLHEFLPFANREYLIPIREINMNEEYPERNLEEHCKPGCGIDIEDILYLEKKVDDLLPQPKATTKEVKLSVRDKIEQSLYKSLHAFEVDELPDIKDILSEIDSYPGFTEPEFFERNEEGFAPWVSVVRYQWLIDLRDEQSGLVLKVKNRVKDFDKDLLEMIALRCKALYEAEFMHCYMITLNQELNILRDSEEIENQLLFNADEAMKTRNEMQAVINSKNRQIEDFKKIADKLNEQILSVQQKFMSTCKGHKFFDFLRRIFKKRWRPPKPPKADDESSESSSSAESSSEDEDADAKSIDSTDMTTIRLDESHCPSGLERSTYDLAFQLRSERHALERVMLETQKGIDQRRADVAELHKKMKFHEEVYAQEKETLLVFRRKRQQELNKINISVILSMDQLQHFKTNDTYLDLSRAILFDANRLIALKERVAQLNDETQETRRLHRINVVHLRRMNTDISFMRSEITRLESEIKQEMIKKFGMIINLDELEEEVLRRYVFDLETSAEEEFRLIDKEIARKKLELANLEEELIRETKLNTEKLNILTVLHEEKNFLYTILKSQEKNFEKWMQPHKVNLDRDVEKLTQIYKEQKQTIECLEREICTLRLKSKPLQLFHEVVKDDIIDKTAQQDDGVTCPKSLASEAYLQRMEPDQFTTDRIRKIVQKYFAQWFNRYATSDNIRKYAKKATRYLAQAAHTFEGKITERILDCITQALESMMPKKYLVHMSKENLEKMFRDVLNAYDYQTSEVNTDELISGIYHNVLTRLGQEKAVLNKTQFILLRLFEHLIELLPLEEFQSERTTRLLMQLLGDDAKIDPRCINVDDIVDKMVKYARENLLDGITAMPIRRLAGNLYKELSAHKAVGVTIRCTLEASKRQPNISNKNKF, via the exons ATGTCCGAGCAAGAGGAAAACGAGGAGGAAACGGAAGCTGAGGTCGTGCAAAAGGAAGAGCCAACATTTGGCGAGCACATCATCGATTTGAA tCATTCATTCGGTTACGACTGCAAGCGTTTCTTCAATCTGGTGCTGCTCGGTGAACAAACGCTGGTTTTCGCGTCCGGTGATTACTTGCATTACTTCGATATACCCACGCGCACGGTAACATTTCGCAAGACCGTCTTCGGCGGTGGCATTGGTTTCATAACG CGCAACGAACATCCCGACTTCATCGATCTCTTTACCGTTGCCGAGAATGGCGTGCGGCCGACCATCTTCATATACGAATATCCCACGCATGCGGTGCGCATCAAGTTGGAGAATGCGGCCAAATCGTGCTTTACCTGCGGCTCATATAACGCGACCGGCGAGCTCTTCGCCTCGCAAGCCGGCTATCCCGATTTCATGCTCACCATTTGGCGCTGGCAAAGCGGCGAGGTGGTCTTACGCTCCAAAtcctttcaaaataatatactgCATGTACACTTTTCGCACTTCAATCCGATACTGTTGGCGTCCTGCGGTCTCAGTCATATCAAATTCTGGAAGATGGCCAACACTTTTACGGGACTGAAGCTGAAGGGCGAATTGGGTCGTTTCGGCAAGACAGACTTCAGTGACATTTGTGCGATTTATATGTTGCCCGACGAGAATGTGATCTCCGGTTGTGAGTGGGGTAATATGCTGTTGTGGGAAGGCGGTTTGATTAAATTCGAAATCACGCGTAAGGGACGCAAACCGTGTCATACCAAACCGATTACGCGCATCACCATGGATGAGGGTGAGGTGACGACTGTCGGTATGGATGGTTATGTGCGCATTTGGTATTGGGAAACCGTCGATTTGGCTGATCCACCGGATGAGGATCGTTTTGTGGAGATTGAACCGATTTATGAATTCAAAGTTGGGGACTGTGAAATTCGTGGCCTGCAGAAGATTAAGCCTTTCGATAAAAAGGATTTTAGCTACTATGCGCAG GACGGCAACGGCGGCATTTGGTTCTGTGATCTAAACACTTACGATGTGCCCCAAACGCCGAGAAAACTCTACAATTGCCATGGCGGTAAAGTCGTCGCGGCACAAGCGAGTCCCGTCTCCACGCATCTCATGACCCTGGGTGAGGATGGCAAAATGTTCCTCTTCAATTACATAACGAACGCTTTAGTGTTGGAGAAGAAGTTCATCTCATCGGGTAGTGATTTCATTTGGTTCTCCACGAAAGTCTCCAGCACTGGTATGGATTTAGTTGCCGGCTTCGAGGATGGCATACTGCGGCAGCTGGTGCTGGACATGCGCAATGAAAAACATATAGAACTGCATTTCGTACGTGCGATTAAGGCGCACATCGGACCGATAACGAAGTTGGCCATCAATCCACGGCATACATGTCTGGTGGTGTCCTCCGCTGACAAATCCATATTTGTCTATAATATTAAggataaagaaaataatatggTGTATTTGAAACCCATGGGTTTTGTGGTGCTCGACGCTGTGGTGAATTGCTTCAATTGGAAGAACGATGAG TTCTCGACAGTGTTGATGGGTTGCAAGAGTGGTGAGGTCTACGAATATCAAATTCCCGGACGCGTCACAGACGAACAAACTTTTCTCACCTACAACATCACCGATGCGCACAAACTGAAGTCCACACGCTTTGTCTCTGTAAAGAGTCGCATAAGGCGAGATCAAAAGCGCGAAAAGATCAAGAAGCGTAAAGAGAAGAAACGTCAAAGGAAATTAGTGGAAATCGATAAGTTGAAGGCCGCCAATCCGGGTTTGCAAATTGATCTGGAGACCGCCTTGG CCGATTCGGAACCCGACGAAGAGGAAGAACCTTTACACATACCAGCTGTGCCGAATCCAGTGATTTGGCTCCGGTATACACGTGACAGCACCATTTGGGTGTCGTTGGGTGGCTATGATGCGGGTTACATTTATGAGCTGATTTTTGGCTATGCGGAGCCCTATAAGTGTACTGTAATTGCGGACGGCGATGATTGCGAAATACACTCTTACTTGACTAT TGAGGACTACTTAATTTTCGGTTTGGTGAATGGTAAATTGCGCATAAACCGCACATTGTCCAATGATTTCACCGATTTGCGCGATTATCGTCTCTTTCCGATGCATGATTCGCATAACGGGATTATAACGCGCATATTACCCAGTTATGATGGAAACCACATATTCACTGTTGGACACGATGGCAATATATTCTGCTATAATTGGCATGGACCGAAAGTGGTGCATGGTGGTCCCTTGGAAGCGGTCGCATACGCCAATCTTAAAGACCTACGCGCTGATGATATAGACGATCCAGAGTTTCCATCGTTGGAGCAAGAGAAAATCTATGCCGAGATCAAACGCAAAGAGGAAGCAGCGCTGGCGCACGATCGTAAAGTGCTAGCACAAATCGGTGAATTACAAGTGAAATTCAATGATATTAAAGACGATATGTTGACACTGGAAGAGGAGCTAATATTGCCGCATAAAAATCTCCTGCTCGATGAACGCATAACCAAGCAGATTCGGGATGAACTGCAGGCGGAATTGGATGATGTACGCGACGATTTGGCATACGACCTCGAGGTGGCAGAGGTGGGCAAGAATAAATTGTACGGTCACTTTCTAGAGAACTTGGATCATGTGCCGATCACAGTCAGTGGCATCAG caaagataTCAAGGTATCTTCGTTTCGCGTGGAAAAACTGGgtgaagaatttcaaaaaatcaaagacGAGATCGAGGAACGCTTAAGAGCCGAGGCTGCCAAACGCAG GTCCATCGCACCCATTGTTGCGGAAGAGAAGGAACCCAGCATGCCCGAACCAGGTGTAGAGAATTTCTTCTTCGGTCGTGATCCCAACACGATCATACCACGCTTCAGTAAGAAAATGTTGCGATTGTTGCGACGTTATCGCTCTCGTCAAATCTACGAAGTCGAGCGCATTTATACTTGGGAGCGCATGGAACTTTGTAAACCTGATCCGAACAAGAATCATCCGGAAGATGATCGAAAAATCGCCGATGCCGAACGGAATTTGGGTGACTACAAGCTCAAAATTGGTTTTGACTATGAGCCGCGTACCAACGAATCGCTaacatacaaatacattgaaCTGGTGAACGCCAGACAGGCGCATTACCTCACTTTGGATCACTACAATAAAGAACTCTTCCAACTGCGCAAACGCAAATGGTACTTGTACGAGTATATAGAAGAATCGCGCAAACGTTTGAAACACTTACATGAATTTTTACCGTTCGCAAATCGCGAATATTTGATACCCATCAGAGAAATCAATATGAATGAAGAATACCCAGAGCGTAATCTTGAGGAGCATTGTAAACCTGGCTGTGGCATTGACATTGAAGATATACTATATTTGGAGAAAAAAGTTGACGATCTCTTACCACAGCCGAAGGCCACTACGAAGGAGGTGAAACTTTCGGTACGCGATAAGATCGAACAATCATTGTACAAGTCCTTGCATGCATTCGAAGTGGACGAGTTGCCCGACATAAAGGATATACTGAGCGAAATCGACAGTTATCCCGGTTTCACGGAGCCAGAGTTCTTCGAACGTAACGAGGAGGGCTTTGCGCCATGGGTATCTGTGGTGCGCTATCAATGGCTAATCGACTTGAGAGATGAGCAAAGTGGTTTAGTGTTGAAGGTAAAGAATCGTGTTAAGGATTTCGATAAGGATCTGCTTGAAATGATTGCCTTACGGTGTAAAGCTCTCTACGAGGCTGAGTTTATGCACTGCTACATGATCACATTAAAtcaagaattaaatattttgcgtgaCAGCGAAGAGATCGAGAATCAATTGCTGTTCAATGCCGATGAGGCGATGAAGACACGCAATGAAATGCAAGCGGTAATCAATTCGAAAAATCGCCAAATCGAAGATTTCAAAAAGATTGCCGATAAACTGAACGAGCAAATATTGTCGGTGCAGCAGAAATTCATGAGCACCTGTAAGGGCCATAAGTTTTTCGATTTCTTGCGGCGTATATTTAAGAAGCGCTGGCGACCGCCAAAACCACCGAAGGCCGACGATG AATCGTCTGAGTCTTCATCGAGCGCAGAATCGTCCAGTGAGGACGAGGACGCCGATGCTAAAAGTATCGACTCAACCGATATGACGACGATACGGCTGGACGAAAGTCACTGTCCTTCTGGACTTGAACGCAGCACATACGATTTGGCTTTTCAGCTACGCTCGGAGCGACATGCTCTGGAAAGGGTAATGCTGGAGACACAGAAGGGTATTGATCAGCGACGCGCGGATGTAGCTGAGCTGCATAAGAAAATGAAGTTCCACGAAGAGGTCTATGCGCAAGAGAAGGAAACTTTGTTGGTGTTTCGG CGCAAGCGGCAGCAGGAATTGAATAAGATTAATATCTCCGTTATATTATCAATGGACCAATTGCAACATTTCAAAACCAATGATACTTATCTCGATTTGAGTCGTGCCATACTTTTCGATGCCAATCGCTTGATTGCGCTTAAGGAACGTGTCGCCCAACTAAATGACGAAACACAAGAGACACGACGTCTCCATCGTATCAACGTCGTGCATTTACGACGCATGAATACCGACATAAGCTTTATGCGCAGCGAAATAACACGACTGGAAAGTGAAATCAAGCAAGAGATGATTAAGAAATTCGGCATGATCATCAATTTGGATGAATTAGAGGAGGAGGTCTTACGTAGATATGTATTCGATTTGGAGACGTCCGCTGAGGAAGAGTTTAGGCTGATAGATAAGGAGATCGCACGCAAAAAG CTGGAACTTGCGAATCTAGAGGAGGAATTGATACGCGAGACCAAACTCAATACGGAGAAGTTGAACATACTGACAGTGTTGCATGAGGAGAAAAACTTTTTGTATACGATTTTGAAATCACAAGAGAAAAACTTTGAGAAGTGGATGCAACCACATAAAGTGAATCTAGATCGAGATGTGGAGAAACTAACGCAAATATACAAAGAGCAAAAGCAAACCATCGAG TGCTTGGAGCGCGAGATTTGTACGCTGCGCTTGAAATCCAAGCCGCTACAGCTCTTCCACGAAGTCGTCAAAGACGACATAATCGATAAAACCGCTCAACAAGATGACGGCGTGACTTGTCCGAAATCCCTGGCATCCGAAGCATACCTGCAACGCATGGAACCCGACCAATTCACTACCGATCGCATACGGAAAATCGTGCAGAAGTACTTCGCGCAATGGTTCAATCGTTATGCCACATCGGATAATATACGTAAATATGCGAAAAAGGCCACACGCTATCTGGCACAGGCAGCGCACACATTTGAGGGTAAGATAACCGAACGCATACTGGATTGCATAACACAAGCGCTGGAGTCCATGATGCCGAAAAAGTATCTAGTGCATATGTCCAAAGAGAATTTGGAGAAGATGTTTCGCGATGTGCTCAACGCCTACGACTATCAAACCTCCGAAGTGAATACGGACGAACTGATTAGCGGCATCTATCACAATGTCTTGACGAGATTGGGCCAAGAGAAGGCTGTGCTGAATAAAACGCAATTCATTTTGTTGCGTCTGTTCGAGCATTTGATTGAGCTTTTGCCATTGGAAGAGTTCCAAAGTGAGAGGACCACGCGTTTGCTGATGCAACTGCTGGGTGATGATGCGAAAATCGATCCGCGTTGCATAAATGTCGACGATATCGTTGATAAGATGGTGAAATATGCCCGTGAAAATCTGCTCGACGGCATAACGGCTATGCCGATTCGACGTTTGGCCGGCAATCTCTACAAGGAACTGAGCGCACACAAGGCGGTGGGTGTGACCATCCGATGCACGCTTGAAGCTTCGAAAAGACAACcgaatatttctaataaaaacaaattttaa